One window of Theropithecus gelada isolate Dixy chromosome 4, Tgel_1.0, whole genome shotgun sequence genomic DNA carries:
- the TAAR5 gene encoding LOW QUALITY PROTEIN: trace amine-associated receptor 5 (The sequence of the model RefSeq protein was modified relative to this genomic sequence to represent the inferred CDS: inserted 1 base in 1 codon), with protein sequence MRAVFIQSAEEHPAAFCYQVNGSCPRTVHTLGIQLVIYLACAAGMLIIVLGNLFVAFAVSYFKVLHTPTNFLLLSLALADMFLGLFVLPLSTIRSVESCWFFGDFLCRLHTYLDTLFCLTSIFHLCFISIDRHCAICDPXLYPSKFTVRVALRYILAGWGVPTTHTSFFLYTDVVETRLSQWLEETPCVGSCQLLLNKFWGWLNFPLFFVPCLIMISLYVKIFVVATRQAQQITTLSNSLAGAAKHERKAAKTLGIAVGIYLLCWLPFTIDTMVDSLLHFITPPLVFDIFIWFAYFNSACNPIIYVFSYRWFRKALKLTLSQKLFSPQTRTVDLYQE encoded by the exons ATGAGAGCTGTCTTTATCCAAAGTGCTGAAGAGCACCCTGCGGCGTTCTGCTACCAGGTGAATGGGTCTTGCCCCAGGACAGTACATACTCTGGGCATCCAGTTGGTCATCTACCTGGCCTGTGCAGCAGGCATGCTGATTATCGTGCTAGGGAAtttatttgtagcatttgctgTGTCCTACTTCAAAGTGCTTCACACACCCACCAACTTCTTGCTGCTCTCCCTGGCCCTGGCTGACATGTTTCTGGGTCTGTTCGTGCTGCCCCTCAGCACCATTCGCTCAGTGGAGAGCTGCTGGTTCTTCGGGGACTTCCTCTGCCGCCTGCACACTTACCTGGACACCCTCTTCTGCCTCACCTCCATCTTCCATCTATGTTTCATTTCCATTGACCGCCACTGTGCCATCTGTGACC TGCTCTATCCCTCCAAGTTCACAGTGAGAGTGGCCCTCAGGTACATCCTAGCAGGATGGGGGGTGCCCACAACACACACTTCCTTCTTCCTCTACACAGATGTGGTAGAGACAAGGCTCAGCCAGTGGCTGGAAGAGACGCCTTGTGTGGGCAGTTGCCAGCTGCTGCTCAATAAATTTTGGGGCTGGTTAAACTTCCCTTTGTTCTTTGTCCCCTGCCTCATTATGATCAGCTTGTATGTGAAGATCTTTGTGGTAGCTACCAGGCAGGCTCAGCAGATTACTACATTGAGCAATAGCCTGGCTGGGGCTGCCAAGCATGAGAGAAAAGCTGCCAAGACCCTGGGCATTGCTGTGGGCATATACCTCTTGTGCTGGCTGCCCTTCACCATAGACACGATGGTCGACAGCCTCCTTCACTTTATCACACCCCCACTGGTCTTTGACATCTTTATCTGGTTTGCTTACTTCAACTCAGCCTGCAACCCCATCATCTATGTCTTTTCCTACCGGTGGTTTCGGAAGGCACTGAAACTCACACTGAGTCAGAAGCTCTTCTCACCGCAGACACGCACTGTTGATTTGTACCAAGAATGA